Proteins encoded together in one Oceanobacillus iheyensis HTE831 window:
- a CDS encoding DUF1292 domain-containing protein yields the protein MALEEKERIIIPDENGDEHLFEVLFTFDVDETEQSYIAVVPAEQAEEEEVEVYAFRFEEQENEDFTLFPIESDDEWQMVEEMLNTLAEEEEA from the coding sequence ATGGCACTAGAAGAAAAAGAACGAATTATTATTCCAGATGAAAATGGAGACGAACATTTATTTGAAGTATTGTTTACATTCGATGTAGATGAAACGGAACAATCTTACATTGCAGTCGTTCCCGCTGAACAGGCGGAAGAAGAAGAAGTTGAGGTTTATGCATTTCGATTCGAAGAACAGGAAAATGAAGACTTTACGCTTTTCCCAATTGAATCTGATGATGAATGGCAAATGGTAGAAGAAATGTTAAATACACTTGCTGAAGAAGAAGAAGCTTAA
- the mtnN gene encoding 5'-methylthioadenosine/S-adenosylhomocysteine nucleosidase: protein MTIGIIGAMDEEIALLKQQMKDMEELEVAGCYFYTGHLHDKSVVLLLSGIGKVNAAMATTILHERFSPSMIINTGSAGGFASDLQVGDVVISEEVLHHDVDATAFDYVYGQVPGMPATYKADQRLVELSSEVMKDIEINSRIGVIATGDSFMQRKDQTDIVKQRFPGMLALEMEAASIAQVCYRYNTPFVITRALSDIAGQESSVSFDQFLQTAGKNAAQLIINMVKKI, encoded by the coding sequence ATGACAATAGGAATTATTGGAGCAATGGACGAAGAGATTGCACTTTTAAAACAACAAATGAAAGATATGGAAGAATTAGAGGTAGCAGGTTGCTACTTTTATACAGGGCATCTACATGACAAGAGTGTCGTATTACTATTATCGGGTATCGGAAAAGTAAATGCTGCTATGGCTACAACAATTCTACATGAGCGATTTTCCCCATCTATGATTATAAATACTGGTTCTGCAGGTGGGTTTGCTAGCGATTTACAAGTAGGAGACGTAGTAATTTCTGAAGAAGTATTGCATCATGATGTGGACGCAACAGCGTTTGATTATGTATATGGACAAGTTCCTGGTATGCCTGCAACGTATAAAGCAGATCAACGACTAGTTGAATTGTCCTCTGAAGTTATGAAGGATATAGAAATTAACTCAAGAATCGGTGTTATTGCAACAGGTGATTCATTTATGCAACGAAAGGATCAAACGGATATTGTTAAACAACGATTTCCAGGTATGCTAGCGTTAGAGATGGAAGCAGCCTCTATCGCACAAGTATGTTATAGATACAATACGCCTTTTGTTATTACTCGTGCATTATCTGATATTGCAGGACAAGAATCCTCTGTATCGTTTGATCAGTTTTTACAGACAGCTGGTAAAAATGCCGCTCAATTAATTATAAATATGGTAAAAAAAATATAA
- the mltG gene encoding endolytic transglycosylase MltG, translated as MSNKEKQGGFFYNMKKRAEEASTVRKIVSIIIIAMVLILIIGGISGYLYINSSLKPVDPDSDEEIAVEIPMGSSTSVIANTLEENGIIKDARVFRFYTKFNNITEFQAGEYTFTPSMDFNEIIESLQTGRVVMEATHRITIPEGLSVDQIAEIYSENLSFTKEEFLERINDEAYIEELIEKYPDILTEEILQEDLRTPLEGYLFASTYDFYEEDPSIDTIIEKMLQQTQTVYNRYREQVESTEFTIHEAITFASIIEKETATEEQRPQIAGVFYNRIENEMKLQTDPTVIYALGEHQEVVTFEDLEIESPYNTYLVEGLPVGPISNFAENSLKAVVEPEESDYLYFLHDSEGNLHFAEDFEQHVENREEYIN; from the coding sequence GTGTCGAATAAAGAAAAGCAGGGTGGTTTCTTTTATAATATGAAAAAAAGAGCGGAAGAGGCTTCTACTGTTAGAAAAATTGTATCCATAATAATTATCGCAATGGTACTCATATTAATTATTGGTGGAATTTCAGGATATTTATATATTAATAGTTCTTTAAAACCTGTTGACCCTGATAGTGATGAAGAAATTGCTGTAGAAATTCCTATGGGCTCTTCTACTTCAGTGATTGCTAATACGCTAGAAGAGAATGGCATTATAAAAGATGCAAGAGTTTTTCGTTTCTACACGAAGTTCAATAATATTACTGAATTTCAAGCGGGAGAATATACTTTTACACCATCCATGGATTTTAATGAAATTATTGAGTCACTGCAAACAGGTAGAGTTGTTATGGAAGCAACGCATAGAATAACAATTCCCGAAGGTTTATCAGTGGACCAGATTGCAGAGATTTATAGTGAGAACTTAAGCTTTACAAAAGAAGAATTTCTTGAAAGAATTAACGATGAAGCATATATAGAAGAATTAATTGAAAAGTATCCGGATATATTAACGGAAGAAATATTACAAGAAGATTTACGAACGCCATTAGAAGGATATTTATTTGCGTCTACCTATGATTTTTATGAAGAGGACCCAAGTATTGATACTATTATCGAAAAAATGCTTCAACAAACGCAAACCGTATATAATCGTTATCGTGAACAGGTGGAATCAACAGAATTTACGATACATGAAGCAATTACCTTTGCGAGTATTATTGAAAAAGAAACAGCAACAGAAGAACAGCGTCCACAAATTGCGGGAGTTTTTTACAATCGCATAGAGAATGAAATGAAATTACAAACGGATCCTACAGTCATCTATGCACTAGGTGAACATCAGGAAGTAGTTACATTTGAAGATTTAGAGATAGAGTCACCTTATAACACCTATCTTGTTGAAGGACTTCCTGTAGGACCTATTTCTAACTTTGCGGAAAACTCATTAAAAGCCGTAGTCGAACCAGAGGAATCTGACTACTTATATTTCCTTCATGATTCAGAAGGAAATCTCCATTTCGCAGAGGATTTTGAACAGCATGTGGAAAATAGAGAAGAATATATTAATTAA
- the udk gene encoding uridine kinase produces MTKQKPVVIGVAGGSGSGKTSVTRSICQRFTETSILVIEQDYYYKDQSHLPFEERLNTNYDHPLAFDNDLLIEHLQQLMHNEPIEKPVYDYKIHTRSKDVIHVEPKEVIIVEGILILEDPRLVDLMDIKVYVDTDADLRIIRRLMRDIKERGRTLDSVIDQYIQNVRPSHLQFIEPTKRYADIIIPEGGQNHVAIDIMASKIEKILSRGL; encoded by the coding sequence ATGACAAAGCAAAAACCAGTTGTAATTGGAGTAGCAGGAGGAAGTGGATCAGGAAAAACATCTGTGACTCGCTCCATTTGTCAACGATTTACAGAAACATCGATTTTGGTAATCGAGCAGGATTATTATTATAAAGATCAAAGTCACTTACCATTCGAGGAAAGATTAAATACCAATTATGATCATCCATTGGCGTTTGATAATGATTTATTAATAGAACATTTACAGCAATTAATGCATAATGAACCAATTGAAAAACCTGTATATGATTATAAAATTCATACTCGGTCAAAAGACGTTATTCATGTAGAACCAAAAGAAGTTATTATTGTAGAAGGTATATTAATACTTGAAGATCCACGCTTAGTTGATTTAATGGATATTAAGGTTTATGTTGATACGGATGCAGATTTACGAATAATTCGCCGCTTAATGCGAGATATCAAAGAGCGCGGTAGGACGTTAGATTCTGTAATCGATCAATATATCCAGAATGTTCGCCCATCACACCTGCAATTTATTGAACCAACAAAGCGTTATGCCGATATAATCATACCTGAAGGTGGACAAAATCATGTCGCAATTGATATCATGGCTTCTAAAATAGAAAAAATATTATCTAGAGGGTTATAA
- a CDS encoding Na+/H+ antiporter subunit E: MPFQILLNVLIAFLWMFLQNDYTAITFVVGYLIGILLLFFIRRFLKSEFYFKRVWAAIKLIFLFLKELIKANIDVVRIVLSPKLNNEPGIVAVETKLETNLEISLLAALITLTPGTVSMDFSPDSKTIYVHAIDVPDREEVIRDVQNTFERAIMEVTK; the protein is encoded by the coding sequence ATGCCTTTTCAAATTTTATTAAATGTATTAATTGCATTTTTATGGATGTTTTTACAGAATGATTATACCGCAATTACTTTCGTAGTAGGTTACCTTATTGGTATATTATTGTTGTTTTTCATCAGACGATTTCTTAAAAGCGAGTTTTATTTTAAAAGAGTTTGGGCAGCTATTAAATTAATTTTCTTATTTTTAAAGGAGTTAATTAAAGCAAATATAGATGTTGTACGTATAGTATTAAGCCCAAAACTTAACAATGAACCAGGAATCGTTGCTGTTGAAACAAAACTAGAGACCAATTTAGAAATTTCATTGCTTGCTGCTTTAATTACTTTAACTCCTGGTACCGTTTCAATGGATTTTTCACCAGATAGTAAGACTATCTATGTACACGCCATTGATGTTCCAGATCGAGAAGAAGTGATTCGTGATGTACAGAATACATTCGAACGAGCGATTATGGAGGTGACAAAGTAA
- the ruvX gene encoding Holliday junction resolvase RuvX: protein MKIIGLDVGSKTIGVAVSDALGWTAQGVKTIRWDENDLSSADEELEKIISEHEIGKAIIGLPKNMNGTIGERGEASQRYANHIEKVFQIPVDLWDERLTTMAAERVLLEADMSRSKRKKVIDKMAAVMILQGYLDQK, encoded by the coding sequence ATGAAAATAATTGGTTTAGATGTCGGCTCAAAAACGATTGGCGTTGCGGTTAGTGATGCATTAGGTTGGACTGCTCAAGGAGTCAAAACCATTCGATGGGATGAAAATGATTTGTCCTCTGCCGATGAAGAATTAGAAAAAATAATAAGTGAACATGAAATAGGAAAAGCTATTATTGGTTTGCCTAAGAACATGAATGGTACTATTGGCGAACGTGGAGAAGCATCTCAACGCTATGCCAACCACATTGAAAAAGTGTTTCAAATTCCCGTTGATCTATGGGATGAACGCTTAACAACAATGGCAGCTGAACGTGTTCTACTAGAAGCAGATATGAGTCGTAGTAAGCGAAAAAAAGTTATTGATAAAATGGCAGCTGTTATGATCCTACAGGGTTATTTGGACCAAAAATAA
- a CDS encoding Na+/H+ antiporter subunit D, with product MSNLVILPIIIPFIIGAILLMFAKHHKVQRIISSISIIILLALAIYLAIYAYQHGTLVLELGNWDAPFGIVLVADLLSTFMVLLATLVGAVCLFFAFKTISPDREKYYFYPLYFFLLIGVNGAFLTGDLFNLFVFFEVMLIASYGLIVHGGTGYQLRESFKYVIINVFASGLFIVAIAWIYSITGTMNMAHIGERVAELDQAGALNVVAILLFIVFASKGALFPLYFWLPKSYFGPPAAIAALFGGLLTKVGIYAIIRTFTVIFNHDPGFTHKGIIVTIAGFTMLFGVLGAVSQFDFKRILSYHIISQVGYMVMGLGIFTPLAMAGAIYYIAHHMIVKTALFLFAGVTEKITGTTDLKKMGGLLGSHPALAWMFFITAVSLAGIPPLSGFFSKFPIILAGFEEGQYVISGVALLVGLLTLFSMMKIFSYAFWGKQKHTEEQANIPIGKLLLPVVPLVALTIILGFAAEPIFTYSLDVAEQIMDPSNYIESVLKE from the coding sequence ATGAGTAATTTAGTTATTTTGCCGATTATAATACCATTTATAATAGGTGCTATATTATTAATGTTTGCAAAGCACCATAAAGTACAGCGTATAATTAGTAGTATTTCCATAATTATATTATTAGCTCTAGCTATATATCTTGCTATTTATGCATACCAACATGGTACTCTAGTATTAGAACTAGGTAATTGGGATGCCCCATTCGGTATTGTGCTAGTTGCTGACTTACTGTCAACATTTATGGTATTACTCGCTACCCTTGTTGGAGCGGTATGTTTATTCTTTGCTTTTAAAACAATAAGTCCGGATAGAGAAAAGTATTATTTCTATCCACTTTATTTCTTTTTACTAATCGGTGTAAATGGAGCATTTTTAACCGGTGATCTATTTAATTTATTTGTATTTTTTGAGGTAATGTTAATTGCCTCATACGGATTAATTGTCCATGGTGGTACAGGCTATCAGTTACGAGAATCATTTAAATATGTGATTATCAATGTTTTTGCTTCCGGGTTATTTATAGTAGCAATTGCGTGGATTTACTCTATTACTGGTACAATGAATATGGCTCATATAGGAGAAAGAGTTGCAGAACTTGACCAAGCAGGTGCATTAAATGTGGTAGCTATCCTCTTATTTATTGTATTTGCTTCAAAAGGTGCCCTATTCCCTCTTTATTTTTGGTTACCAAAATCCTATTTTGGTCCTCCAGCTGCAATTGCAGCATTATTTGGTGGATTACTTACCAAGGTCGGGATATATGCGATCATTCGCACTTTTACAGTTATTTTCAATCATGATCCTGGATTCACTCATAAAGGAATTATTGTCACCATCGCTGGTTTTACAATGTTATTTGGCGTGTTAGGAGCTGTATCTCAATTTGATTTCAAACGTATCCTTTCCTACCATATTATTAGTCAGGTTGGATATATGGTTATGGGACTAGGAATCTTCACGCCATTAGCTATGGCGGGCGCTATCTATTATATAGCACATCATATGATTGTAAAAACTGCATTATTCTTATTCGCTGGTGTAACAGAGAAAATAACAGGAACAACTGATTTAAAGAAAATGGGAGGACTACTTGGAAGTCATCCTGCCCTAGCATGGATGTTCTTTATTACCGCTGTCTCATTAGCTGGAATACCTCCTTTAAGTGGATTCTTCAGTAAATTCCCGATCATCTTGGCAGGTTTTGAAGAAGGACAATATGTGATTTCTGGAGTAGCATTACTTGTAGGTTTATTAACACTATTTTCGATGATGAAAATATTCAGTTATGCCTTTTGGGGTAAGCAAAAGCATACAGAAGAACAAGCAAATATCCCTATCGGTAAATTATTGTTACCAGTGGTACCATTAGTTGCATTAACGATAATTTTAGGATTCGCAGCTGAGCCAATCTTCACTTACTCATTAGATGTTGCTGAACAGATTATGGATCCTTCAAATTATATTGAATCTGTCCTTAAGGAGTAG
- a CDS encoding Na(+)/H(+) antiporter subunit F1: protein MMNTILTIALVIMAITLALLFIRVIIGPSIPDRILALDAIGVTLVGFIGIIMIKQDTIVYSDVVLLLSILAFVGTFALSKFLERGAVIEPGD from the coding sequence ATGATGAATACGATTCTTACGATTGCATTAGTAATCATGGCAATAACGCTTGCTTTGTTATTTATACGTGTAATCATTGGTCCTTCCATTCCTGATCGAATTTTAGCTTTAGATGCGATTGGCGTAACGCTTGTAGGTTTTATTGGTATTATCATGATAAAACAAGATACAATCGTTTATTCGGATGTTGTACTTCTGTTAAGCATACTAGCTTTTGTTGGTACCTTCGCCCTATCAAAATTCTTAGAAAGGGGTGCTGTTATTGAGCCAGGGGATTGA
- a CDS encoding UDP-N-acetylmuramoyl-L-alanyl-D-glutamate--2,6-diaminopimelate ligase yields MNTYELISSLKIKQQIGKLPNTISSISHNSRQVDDNSLFICISGFTVDGHNFVAEAVENGATCIVAEREVNLDTNKATLIIVPDTNKAIATLAATFYKHPSHNLTIYGVTGTNGKTTVTTIINHLLTDNELSTALIGTNGFQINKDIYSSSNNTTSDVLTNQHMLYEAKNQGVTHVAMEVSSHGLEQGRLWGIDFTVATFTNLSHEHLDYHGSMEEYAATKVQLFSSLAIQPNKQKIAVLNRDDNWYEYFQKRTPVQIVSYGIYEQADFRATAIKYYKDRTSFELLTPEGSFQVQTKLMGEFNVYNVLAAIASVYVKESIPLTDLVKSIEGTPTPPGRMEKLESSGNRHIYIDYAHTPDALTKAINSLLPFKQNKLIVVVGTGGDRDKSIRPLLAKAASVADYVILTINDPRHEDPNNILQDLENGMLHHQYTCLENRKEAIREAINYSSPNDIILIAGKGKEPYQIIKNKKVAHNDATIALECSNELFPNI; encoded by the coding sequence TTGAATACTTATGAACTTATTTCATCCTTAAAAATAAAACAACAAATAGGTAAATTACCTAATACTATTTCCTCAATTTCACACAATTCTCGTCAAGTGGACGATAACTCCTTATTTATTTGTATAAGTGGCTTTACTGTAGATGGACATAATTTTGTAGCCGAGGCTGTAGAGAATGGTGCAACGTGTATTGTAGCAGAAAGAGAAGTTAATCTCGATACAAATAAAGCGACTTTAATTATAGTTCCCGATACAAATAAAGCTATAGCAACACTTGCTGCTACTTTTTATAAACATCCATCTCATAATTTAACGATATACGGTGTTACAGGAACAAATGGAAAAACTACAGTGACAACCATTATTAATCATTTATTAACGGATAATGAACTTTCTACTGCCCTGATTGGAACGAATGGATTCCAGATAAATAAAGATATCTATTCTAGCAGTAATAATACAACAAGTGATGTTTTAACAAATCAACATATGCTATATGAAGCAAAAAATCAAGGTGTGACACATGTGGCAATGGAAGTATCTTCACATGGATTAGAACAAGGCCGTCTATGGGGGATTGATTTTACCGTTGCTACCTTCACCAACCTGTCCCATGAACATTTGGATTATCATGGTAGTATGGAAGAATATGCTGCTACCAAGGTGCAATTATTTAGTTCGCTAGCAATTCAACCTAATAAACAAAAAATTGCAGTGTTAAATCGAGATGATAATTGGTACGAATATTTTCAGAAACGAACGCCTGTACAAATCGTTTCGTATGGAATTTATGAACAGGCTGATTTCAGGGCTACCGCTATAAAATATTATAAAGACAGAACTTCATTTGAACTATTAACACCAGAGGGAAGCTTTCAAGTACAAACAAAGCTTATGGGAGAGTTTAATGTTTATAATGTTTTAGCAGCGATCGCATCCGTTTATGTAAAAGAATCAATTCCTTTAACAGATTTAGTTAAATCAATTGAAGGGACTCCTACCCCACCTGGAAGAATGGAAAAATTAGAAAGTAGTGGAAATAGACATATCTATATTGACTATGCTCATACTCCAGATGCACTAACAAAGGCAATTAATAGTTTACTTCCTTTTAAACAAAACAAATTAATTGTTGTTGTAGGAACAGGTGGTGATAGAGACAAAAGTATACGTCCGTTATTAGCCAAAGCTGCATCTGTCGCAGATTATGTTATATTAACGATTAATGATCCAAGACATGAAGATCCGAATAATATATTACAAGACCTTGAAAACGGAATGTTACATCATCAATATACGTGTCTTGAAAATCGAAAAGAAGCTATTCGTGAGGCAATAAATTATTCTTCTCCCAACGATATTATTTTAATTGCAGGGAAAGGAAAAGAGCCATACCAGATTATTAAAAATAAGAAGGTAGCTCATAATGATGCTACTATTGCACTTGAATGCAGTAATGAATTATTTCCAAATATATGA
- the mnhG gene encoding monovalent cation/H(+) antiporter subunit G, protein MSQGIDTVVVLLVIIGLFFTVVSAIGVLRLPDVYSRTHAAGKSATLGVMSIMLAVFIHFLSHGTMNAKILLAIIFLFMTAPLASLMITRSAYRTGVKLSDNTTTNDLADMYKEHTKESN, encoded by the coding sequence TTGAGCCAGGGGATTGATACAGTCGTAGTGTTATTGGTAATAATTGGTTTATTCTTTACGGTTGTCTCCGCTATTGGAGTATTGCGTCTACCTGATGTATATTCCCGTACACATGCAGCAGGAAAAAGTGCGACTCTTGGAGTAATGTCAATTATGTTAGCAGTGTTTATTCATTTCTTATCTCATGGTACAATGAATGCAAAAATACTTTTAGCGATAATTTTTCTATTTATGACAGCCCCATTAGCAAGTTTAATGATTACAAGATCTGCATATCGAACAGGAGTTAAATTATCAGATAATACAACTACCAATGATCTTGCGGATATGTATAAAGAACACACAAAAGAATCCAATTGA
- a CDS encoding YrrS family protein, with product MSRDMNQTRSDKFEKRRKSTKAITIGIIAASILVIILLGIWVFGGSGGKEQNANENENSSSDEDSDFLITEPDEEEEENNNSTDNEENGQDEQNNDNNEQENENEQNEDNEQNNNVETESVEPSDENVSDAYTGNWDPIGTEQEGPHTTTYDDGSQDRIEIKEATSMVTGIDADNMVEWLVENGGDQKVIATVSDKDETQTFRVYLQWVDGEGWQPTKVEELIENDKK from the coding sequence ATGAGTCGTGATATGAATCAAACGAGATCGGATAAATTTGAAAAAAGAAGAAAAAGTACAAAAGCTATAACGATTGGTATAATTGCTGCTAGTATACTAGTTATAATTCTCCTCGGAATATGGGTGTTTGGTGGTAGTGGAGGAAAAGAACAAAATGCTAATGAGAATGAAAATTCATCATCAGATGAAGACTCTGATTTCCTTATTACGGAACCAGATGAAGAAGAGGAAGAAAATAATAATTCTACAGACAACGAAGAAAATGGACAAGATGAACAAAATAATGATAATAACGAACAAGAAAATGAAAATGAGCAAAATGAAGATAATGAACAAAACAACAATGTAGAAACAGAATCAGTAGAACCATCGGATGAAAATGTCTCAGACGCATATACAGGCAATTGGGATCCAATTGGTACAGAACAAGAAGGTCCACATACAACAACGTATGATGATGGTTCGCAGGATCGAATTGAAATTAAAGAAGCAACTTCAATGGTAACGGGAATTGATGCGGACAACATGGTAGAATGGCTTGTTGAAAATGGTGGCGATCAAAAAGTAATTGCGACCGTTTCAGATAAGGATGAAACACAAACGTTTCGTGTATACCTTCAATGGGTTGATGGTGAAGGTTGGCAGCCTACCAAAGTAGAAGAGTTAATTGAGAATGATAAAAAATAG
- the greA gene encoding transcription elongation factor GreA gives MTVEKSYYMTQEGKDKLEEELHYLKTDRRQEVVERIKVARDFGDLSENSEYDAAKDEQAFVEQRITQVEKMIRNAVIIENDNDNPNIVSLGKSVSFVELPDGDEETYTIVGSAEADPFEGKISNDSPMATSLLGKEIGEEVTVTTPGGDIDVRITNVE, from the coding sequence ATGACAGTTGAAAAAAGTTATTACATGACACAAGAGGGAAAAGATAAATTAGAGGAAGAATTACATTATTTAAAAACAGATCGTAGACAAGAAGTCGTAGAGCGTATAAAAGTTGCTCGTGACTTTGGCGATCTATCGGAGAATTCGGAGTATGATGCTGCGAAAGATGAACAGGCATTTGTAGAGCAACGTATTACGCAAGTTGAAAAAATGATTCGTAATGCTGTAATTATAGAAAATGATAATGATAATCCTAATATTGTATCACTTGGTAAATCCGTTTCTTTTGTGGAGTTACCTGATGGTGATGAAGAAACCTATACAATTGTAGGAAGTGCTGAGGCAGATCCGTTTGAAGGAAAAATATCCAACGATTCCCCAATGGCAACAAGCTTATTAGGAAAAGAAATTGGTGAAGAAGTAACCGTAACAACTCCAGGTGGAGATATAGATGTTCGAATTACAAATGTAGAGTAA
- the sigK gene encoding RNA polymerase sporulation sigma factor SigK: MSGILSVLGLIIKEALFFVSYVKNHSFPQPLPPDKESKYLQLMQEGDEVARNKLIEHNLRLVAHIVKKFENTGEDMEDLISIGTIGLIKGVESFSTDKGTKLATYAARCIENEILMHLRALKKVKKDVSLHDPIGQDKEGNEISLIDILEAENENVIEYIQLNMEISKMQKYFSVLDKREREVIVYRYGLNDREEMTQREIAKKLNISRSYVSRIEKRALMKVFHEYYRKERDN, encoded by the coding sequence TTGTCCGGTATATTATCCGTACTTGGCCTTATTATTAAAGAGGCATTGTTTTTTGTATCTTATGTAAAGAATCATTCTTTTCCGCAGCCCCTCCCCCCAGATAAAGAATCTAAATATCTCCAACTTATGCAAGAAGGTGACGAGGTCGCAAGAAACAAACTCATTGAACATAATCTTCGTCTTGTTGCACACATTGTAAAAAAATTCGAAAACACTGGTGAGGATATGGAGGATTTAATATCCATCGGTACAATTGGTCTAATTAAAGGCGTAGAAAGCTTTTCTACTGATAAGGGTACTAAATTAGCCACATACGCTGCTCGATGCATTGAGAATGAGATTTTAATGCATTTGCGTGCCTTAAAGAAGGTTAAGAAAGATGTCTCCCTTCATGACCCAATTGGCCAAGACAAAGAAGGAAATGAAATCAGTTTGATTGATATTTTAGAAGCAGAGAATGAAAATGTAATTGAGTATATTCAGTTAAATATGGAGATATCAAAAATGCAGAAGTATTTTTCTGTATTGGATAAACGAGAACGGGAAGTCATTGTTTATCGTTATGGGTTAAATGATCGAGAAGAAATGACTCAACGTGAGATTGCTAAGAAATTAAACATATCTAGAAGTTATGTATCAAGAATTGAAAAAAGGGCATTAATGAAAGTATTTCATGAGTATTATCGGAAGGAAAGAGACAATTAA
- a CDS encoding IreB family regulatory phosphoprotein → MSSIDKTMKFNFSEEPFDQDIKEILMTVHESLQEKGYNPINQIVGYLLSGDPAYIPRYNDARNLIRKVERDEVIEELVKFYLEQNRETK, encoded by the coding sequence ATGAGTTCAATTGATAAAACGATGAAATTCAATTTTTCAGAAGAACCATTTGATCAGGATATTAAGGAAATCTTGATGACAGTGCATGAATCACTGCAAGAGAAAGGATACAACCCGATCAATCAGATTGTAGGGTATTTATTATCTGGTGACCCTGCGTATATCCCGCGGTATAACGATGCCAGAAATTTAATTCGTAAGGTAGAACGTGATGAAGTGATTGAAGAACTTGTTAAGTTTTATCTAGAACAGAACAGGGAGACTAAATGA
- a CDS encoding O-methyltransferase: MRGKTMDDTILDYLAGLTPNSPEWADQLEIVAEENNIPIMDRTSMHFVQVLLQIHQPKRILEVGTAIGYSALRMQDNTQASIVTIEKDEKRYRDAVENINNLNKDDCIKVIHGDALEEMSRLKENNERFDTIFIDAAKGQYGKFLELADLMVGNGGLVITDNVLFRGYVAAPEETPKRFRSMVKKLREYNEKLMNHPHYQTSILPIGDGVAISYKLEEGN, translated from the coding sequence ATGAGAGGGAAGACAATGGATGATACGATATTAGATTATTTGGCAGGTTTAACTCCTAATTCTCCTGAATGGGCAGACCAACTTGAAATTGTTGCAGAAGAAAACAATATACCTATTATGGATAGAACGAGTATGCATTTTGTACAAGTATTGTTACAAATCCACCAACCCAAACGGATTCTAGAGGTTGGGACAGCGATAGGTTATTCGGCATTAAGAATGCAAGATAATACCCAAGCTTCCATCGTCACGATTGAAAAAGATGAAAAACGTTACCGTGATGCCGTTGAAAATATTAACAATTTGAACAAAGATGATTGCATAAAGGTGATTCATGGAGACGCTTTGGAAGAAATGAGCAGATTGAAGGAAAATAATGAGAGGTTTGATACGATCTTTATTGATGCAGCAAAAGGTCAATACGGCAAGTTTTTAGAACTGGCCGATTTAATGGTGGGTAATGGTGGATTAGTCATAACAGATAACGTATTATTTAGAGGGTACGTAGCAGCACCAGAGGAGACACCTAAACGTTTTCGTAGTATGGTAAAAAAATTACGGGAATATAATGAAAAACTAATGAACCATCCACATTATCAAACATCGATCTTACCAATTGGTGATGGTGTAGCAATTAGTTATAAGCTAGAAGAAGGAAATTAG